In Candidatus Poribacteria bacterium, the following proteins share a genomic window:
- a CDS encoding PmoA family protein: MEHFHVDIHQRPEPKSIAPRFTSVKIRWKGRAITDLTQGIHRCYLFPVYSPAGVSLTSESPVDHPHHNSITVSADVFFVQLPPLSPAISTLVEEATYNFYVNNIFQGRAPGRIWVVGVDSEEISENHLRVVQRIQWQGPEEWGAPADIGRRVLAEETRTIDIYPGEVANVIDIRSQLRPTDWDVTIGTTRHAYFTIRMADELRPTNGGTLIDSEGRVGQQAVCNQLADWVDISGPAVGAQKAGITVIPHASTTGIEWFCFDYGTMLVNPFMREKGILNRGDELDLGIRILAHDGDATEADVADLYAAFKDEGK, translated from the coding sequence ATGGAGCATTTCCACGTCGATATACATCAACGCCCTGAACCCAAGTCAATTGCGCCCCGGTTTACAAGCGTCAAGATTCGTTGGAAGGGACGCGCGATAACCGATTTGACTCAGGGCATTCACCGGTGTTATCTGTTCCCGGTATACTCCCCTGCGGGTGTATCCCTGACGTCTGAAAGCCCGGTAGATCACCCACACCACAATTCCATCACCGTCAGTGCTGATGTCTTTTTTGTTCAGTTGCCGCCACTCTCTCCAGCGATTTCTACATTAGTAGAGGAGGCAACGTATAACTTTTACGTCAACAACATCTTCCAAGGGCGCGCCCCGGGTAGAATTTGGGTCGTTGGGGTTGACAGCGAGGAAATTTCTGAGAACCATCTCCGGGTCGTGCAGCGTATTCAATGGCAAGGTCCTGAAGAGTGGGGTGCACCGGCGGACATTGGTCGTCGGGTATTGGCTGAGGAGACGCGGACCATCGACATCTATCCGGGCGAAGTTGCTAACGTCATAGATATCCGGTCCCAGCTGAGACCAACTGACTGGGATGTCACCATTGGCACGACGCGCCACGCTTATTTTACGATTCGGATGGCAGATGAGCTGCGTCCCACCAATGGCGGCACACTAATTGATTCGGAAGGCAGGGTTGGTCAGCAAGCGGTCTGCAACCAGCTTGCAGACTGGGTTGATATATCGGGGCCCGCGGTGGGTGCTCAAAAAGCAGGGATAACTGTGATTCCACACGCCTCCACCACTGGCATCGAATGGTTCTGTTTCGACTACGGGACGATGCTGGTGAATCCATTTATGAGAGAGAAGGGGATTCTGAATCGAGGCGATGAACTAGATCTCGGAATACGAATCTTGGCTCACGATGGAGATGCTACAGAGGCAGATGTGGCGGATCTGTATGCAGCGTTCAAAGACGAAGGGAAATAG
- a CDS encoding Gfo/Idh/MocA family oxidoreductase: MQQIELHPEDYLPAAPPQEIVERYGIAIVGCGNIARNTHLPAYHKFGYRVVAACDVIEEKARAVAEEYSIPFWTTNIEAIIDRRDVDIVDLAVRPEDRLAAVEQLAPAGKHILSQKPLAPTLAEAERIVEVCEAAGITLMINQQARWAPYHTAMKVLIDRGCLGHLYSVLHVHRQCQDTIDSTWLTTPDLTIIDNGIHYVDLSRYFTGRTPRWVKTTTTRVPGQYAMDPMIYSILCEYEPADLMSTLHFNNIAPALHHSPYLWHIDGTDASASIARYGPLRDGRTELTISFKVDPDRRQIFHIHGSWFPDAWGGTMGEMQRALAAGVEPQVSGRDNLNSIRITNAAVESSKTGQTVAIPPE, translated from the coding sequence ATGCAACAGATTGAACTACACCCAGAGGATTACCTTCCGGCAGCCCCACCACAGGAGATTGTAGAACGCTACGGTATCGCCATCGTTGGCTGTGGGAACATCGCCAGGAACACACATCTGCCCGCCTATCATAAGTTCGGATATCGCGTCGTTGCGGCTTGCGATGTTATTGAGGAGAAAGCGCGAGCGGTTGCCGAAGAATACAGTATCCCCTTCTGGACGACCAATATTGAAGCGATAATTGATCGGCGTGATGTCGATATTGTTGATCTCGCAGTGCGCCCGGAAGATCGCTTGGCAGCGGTGGAGCAGTTGGCACCCGCCGGTAAGCACATTCTTTCTCAAAAGCCGCTAGCACCGACGCTAGCGGAAGCGGAACGCATTGTGGAGGTATGTGAGGCAGCCGGTATCACACTGATGATCAACCAGCAAGCACGTTGGGCACCGTATCACACCGCGATGAAGGTACTGATTGACCGTGGCTGTCTCGGTCACCTATACAGTGTCCTACACGTCCACCGCCAATGCCAAGACACCATCGATTCTACGTGGCTGACGACTCCCGATCTCACTATCATAGATAACGGGATTCATTACGTTGATCTCTCCCGCTACTTTACCGGTCGGACGCCGCGATGGGTGAAAACAACAACCACCCGTGTTCCGGGTCAGTATGCGATGGACCCGATGATTTACTCAATCCTTTGCGAATATGAACCGGCTGACCTGATGTCTACACTGCATTTCAATAACATCGCGCCGGCGCTTCACCATAGCCCGTATTTGTGGCACATTGATGGCACAGATGCCTCCGCTTCGATTGCCCGGTATGGGCCTCTCCGAGATGGACGGACGGAACTCACCATCTCGTTCAAAGTGGATCCTGACCGGCGGCAGATATTTCATATTCACGGCAGCTGGTTTCCCGATGCGTGGGGCGGTACGATGGGCGAGATGCAACGTGCGCTTGCAGCAGGTGTCGAACCGCAAGTCTCCGGGCGAGATAACTTGAACTCGATTCGGATCACCAATGCAGCGGTTGAATCGTCCAAGACCGGTCAAACGGTAGCAATTCCACCTGAATAA